One segment of Streptosporangium brasiliense DNA contains the following:
- a CDS encoding barstar family protein: MPRGTFEERAATGPGEVRPDAAPHRIDGSAITTSADAMAAIAGALSFPDYFGHNLDALYDCLTDLTWLPAGEHLLVWSDSSVLRAADQPAYEAIRTVLAEAVADDAPGEAFLSVLLLTD; encoded by the coding sequence TTGCCCAGGGGAACGTTCGAGGAGCGCGCGGCGACCGGACCCGGGGAGGTGCGGCCCGACGCCGCCCCGCACCGGATCGACGGCTCGGCGATCACCACCTCCGCCGACGCCATGGCCGCGATCGCCGGGGCCCTGTCGTTCCCCGACTACTTCGGGCACAACCTCGACGCGCTGTACGACTGCCTGACCGACCTGACGTGGCTGCCGGCGGGCGAGCACCTGCTGGTCTGGTCGGACTCCTCGGTGCTGCGGGCCGCCGACCAACCGGCCTACGAGGCGATCCGCACCGTGCTCGCCGAGGCCGTCGCCGACGACGCCCCCGGCGAGGCCTTCCTGTCCGTCCTGCTCCTGACCGACTGA
- a CDS encoding sensor histidine kinase — protein sequence MPIVSLVAIWAFAATLTLRSGQDLLRASEGYERGILPTRTVTTALQHERLLSLAALGDSAVPRTDLDAQRIQTNTARAELERLVPALQESTTPAVWDRLVRLLATMERLTEVRSGVDTHTAGRMQTLDAYSGMIQAAFEVYDKIRISSDIDLNDQTRAVVLMGRSREMLSRQAALIAGAVAEGSMSAEERAAFSELATGRRLLYSLGFDQFDEEFQGLYRDLQSSAAYTSFERIEKAVTTAARPEPSWVTVSAELSDTFDGLGGQVSRGITERSGPLATGILVQIGIAGGLGLIAVAVSIFVSVRFGRRIGTELIGLQQAALDLAHKRLPDVVERLRKGEDVCSEARELNYGTTTEIVNVGKAFSSVQRTAVEAAAGQAQMRKSVNKVFVNLARRSQSLLHRQLSMLETMERRASDPETLEDLFGLDHLTTRMRRHSEGLIILSGAVPGRGWRTPVAIYDVVRAAVEEVEDYQRVTVNVPQGPSVVGSVVTDVIHLVAELVENAAIFSPPHTTVSVHGEAVARGYVIEVEDRGLGITPAEMAQLNERLADPPEFDLADSDRLGLFVVTQLAARHGIRVSLRPSPFGGTTAIVLLPGELVVDATGPRAAYTAEVEWITTDSGLPKRVRQAAPERQAVPARRPVPVEAPEPAPSSVMTSFRDGWRRAEQESGAE from the coding sequence GTGCCGATTGTCTCGCTTGTAGCGATTTGGGCATTTGCGGCGACCCTCACCCTGCGGAGCGGCCAGGATCTGCTGCGGGCCAGCGAAGGCTACGAGCGCGGAATCCTGCCCACCCGGACGGTCACCACCGCGCTCCAGCACGAGCGGCTGCTGTCACTGGCCGCCCTGGGCGACTCGGCCGTCCCGCGCACCGACCTCGACGCCCAGCGCATCCAGACCAACACCGCGCGGGCGGAGCTGGAACGGCTGGTCCCCGCGCTCCAGGAGAGCACCACCCCGGCCGTGTGGGACCGCCTGGTCCGTCTGCTGGCCACGATGGAGCGGCTCACCGAGGTCCGGAGCGGGGTCGACACCCACACCGCCGGCCGGATGCAGACCCTCGACGCCTACAGCGGGATGATCCAGGCGGCCTTCGAGGTCTACGACAAGATCCGGATCTCCTCGGACATCGACCTGAACGACCAGACCCGCGCCGTCGTCCTGATGGGGCGCAGCCGCGAGATGCTCAGTCGGCAGGCGGCCCTGATCGCCGGCGCCGTGGCCGAGGGCAGCATGAGCGCCGAGGAGCGCGCCGCGTTCAGCGAGCTGGCCACCGGCCGCAGGCTGCTCTACTCCCTGGGCTTCGACCAGTTCGACGAGGAGTTCCAGGGGCTCTACCGGGACCTGCAGAGCTCGGCCGCCTACACCTCGTTCGAGCGGATCGAGAAGGCCGTCACCACGGCGGCCCGGCCCGAACCCTCCTGGGTGACGGTCTCGGCCGAGCTCTCCGACACCTTCGACGGCCTCGGCGGCCAGGTCAGCAGGGGCATCACCGAACGGTCCGGACCGCTGGCCACCGGCATCCTGGTCCAGATCGGGATCGCCGGCGGCCTCGGCCTGATCGCGGTCGCGGTGTCCATCTTCGTCTCGGTGCGCTTCGGCCGCCGGATCGGCACCGAGCTCATCGGCCTCCAGCAGGCGGCCCTCGACCTGGCGCACAAGCGGCTGCCGGACGTGGTCGAGCGGCTGCGCAAGGGCGAGGACGTCTGCTCCGAGGCCCGGGAGCTGAACTACGGCACCACCACCGAGATCGTGAACGTCGGCAAGGCGTTCTCCTCCGTCCAGCGGACCGCCGTCGAGGCGGCCGCCGGCCAGGCCCAGATGCGCAAGAGCGTCAACAAGGTCTTCGTGAACCTGGCCAGGCGCAGCCAGTCGCTCCTGCACCGGCAGCTCTCCATGCTGGAGACGATGGAACGGCGGGCCAGCGACCCGGAGACCCTGGAGGACCTGTTCGGCCTGGACCATCTGACCACCCGCATGCGCCGCCACTCCGAGGGCCTGATCATCCTGTCCGGCGCGGTCCCGGGCCGGGGCTGGCGGACGCCGGTCGCGATCTACGACGTGGTCCGCGCCGCCGTCGAGGAGGTCGAGGACTACCAGCGCGTGACGGTGAACGTGCCGCAGGGCCCCTCGGTGGTCGGCTCGGTCGTGACCGACGTGATCCACCTGGTGGCCGAGCTGGTGGAGAACGCCGCCATCTTCTCGCCCCCGCACACCACGGTGAGCGTCCACGGCGAGGCGGTGGCCAGGGGCTACGTCATCGAGGTGGAGGATCGCGGGCTCGGCATCACCCCGGCCGAGATGGCCCAGCTCAACGAGCGGCTGGCCGACCCGCCGGAGTTCGACCTGGCCGACAGCGACCGGCTCGGCCTGTTCGTCGTGACGCAGCTCGCCGCCCGGCACGGCATCCGCGTCTCGCTGCGCCCCTCCCCCTTCGGCGGCACCACGGCGATCGTGCTCCTGCCGGGCGAGCTGGTCGTCGACGCGACCGGCCCGCGGGCCGCCTACACGGCCGAGGTCGAGTGGATCACCACTGACAGCGGCCTCCCCAAGCGGGTACGGCAGGCCGCGCCCGAGCGCCAGGCCGTGCCGGCGCGGCGGCCCGTGCCCGTCGAGGCGCCGGAGCCGGCCCCGAGCAGTGTGATGACGTCGTTCCGCGACGGATGGCGCCGTGCGGAGCAGGAAAGCGGGGCGGAATGA
- a CDS encoding DUF742 domain-containing protein encodes MTERWLDQDAGPIVRPYTLTRGRTRAAGARFDLIAIVVAIKKPPQDLPPEHTVIMDSCRLPISVAELASEIEMPIGVIRVLLGDLRESGLITMRLPAGDVAFPQESVLRDVLAGLKAL; translated from the coding sequence ATGACGGAACGCTGGCTCGACCAGGACGCCGGTCCCATCGTCCGCCCGTACACGCTCACCCGCGGCCGGACCCGGGCCGCCGGGGCCCGCTTCGACCTGATCGCCATCGTGGTGGCGATCAAGAAACCGCCGCAGGACCTGCCGCCCGAACACACCGTGATCATGGATTCCTGCCGCCTGCCGATCTCGGTGGCCGAGCTGGCCTCGGAGATCGAGATGCCGATCGGGGTGATCCGGGTGCTCCTCGGCGACCTGCGCGAATCCGGCCTGATCACCATGCGGCTCCCCGCGGGCGATGTCGCGTTCCCCCAGGAGAGCGTGCTGCGGGACGTGCTCGCCGGCCTCAAGGCGCTGTAG
- a CDS encoding GNAT family N-acetyltransferase, producing MIEVELRGWRPDDAPALLDAFGSPDMAQQAARPIDTPQAALEWMGVWGFRDDAQAFAVVVDGSVVGNVAVSNIDAHDTGWVSYWTSPHARGRGVAVAAARKLADWAFRERGLFRLELGHRINNAASCAVATRAGFRPEGVERAKLCYDGVRYDVERHARLATD from the coding sequence ATGATCGAGGTGGAACTGCGGGGCTGGCGGCCCGACGACGCGCCGGCCCTGCTCGACGCGTTCGGCTCGCCGGACATGGCGCAGCAGGCGGCCCGGCCGATCGACACACCCCAGGCGGCGCTGGAGTGGATGGGAGTGTGGGGCTTCCGGGACGACGCGCAGGCGTTCGCCGTGGTGGTGGACGGCAGCGTCGTGGGGAACGTCGCGGTGAGCAACATCGACGCGCACGACACCGGCTGGGTGTCCTACTGGACGTCGCCGCACGCCAGGGGGCGCGGGGTGGCCGTGGCCGCGGCCCGCAAGCTGGCGGACTGGGCGTTCCGGGAGCGCGGGCTCTTCCGGCTGGAGCTGGGACACCGGATCAACAACGCGGCCTCCTGCGCGGTGGCGACCAGGGCGGGTTTCCGGCCCGAGGGGGTCGAGCGGGCCAAGCTGTGCTACGACGGGGTGCGGTACGACGTGGAACGGCACGCCCGCCTGGCCACCGACTGA
- a CDS encoding GNAT family N-acetyltransferase, translating into MTTVRPYHPDDRAALHDICVRTAHDGGDSRHIYPDLELMPSIFAAPYAFLEPELTFVLDDGGRAVGYVLGTADTAAFVGSFRSTWLPRMRERFPALDGPPATPSETMIDLMYRPERMILPELAAYPAHLHIDLLPDHQRKGHGRALMNAFLDALHHKGVPAVHLGMVTANTPARAFYDRLGFHEIPVADPGPLTYLGRRTDRTVPPTAAA; encoded by the coding sequence ATGACCACAGTCAGGCCGTACCACCCCGACGACCGCGCCGCCCTCCACGACATCTGCGTGCGGACCGCGCACGACGGTGGCGACTCCCGGCACATCTATCCCGACCTGGAGCTGATGCCGAGCATTTTCGCAGCTCCCTACGCGTTTCTGGAGCCGGAGCTGACCTTCGTCCTGGACGACGGGGGCCGCGCGGTCGGCTACGTGCTCGGCACGGCCGACACGGCCGCCTTCGTCGGCTCCTTCCGCTCCACATGGCTGCCCCGTATGAGAGAGCGTTTTCCCGCCCTCGACGGACCGCCCGCCACTCCGAGCGAGACGATGATCGATCTGATGTACCGCCCCGAGCGGATGATCCTCCCGGAGCTGGCCGCGTATCCGGCGCACCTCCACATCGACCTGCTCCCGGACCACCAGCGCAAGGGCCACGGCCGCGCGCTGATGAACGCCTTCCTCGACGCGCTGCACCACAAGGGGGTGCCGGCGGTGCACCTGGGCATGGTCACCGCCAACACCCCGGCCAGGGCCTTCTACGACCGCCTCGGCTTCCACGAGATCCCGGTCGCCGACCCCGGCCCCCTCACCTATCTCGGCCGGCGAACGGACCGGACAGTGCCGCCCACTGCAGCAGCATGA
- a CDS encoding NUDIX domain-containing protein gives MRTPAGADGPSRTPLTDPPAREPYGRPVAAAPAVPPAAGPGGATGDRRAPLPGEVPGEVPGVNVPDRRGRTGLDQAGRDLDGNPRVRVREVDLLSSSWYVLRRTTFDYLRLDGSWTTQERETYDRGNGATVLLYDADRATVLLIRQFRYPAYVNGHPDGFLLETAGGLLDDDDAETAIRREASEETGYDIGEVRHVFDVYMSPGSVTERVHFFAAPYSPDRRTSEGGGLADDGEEIELVELPFAKALAMIESGEIADAKTIMLLQWAALSGPFAGRDR, from the coding sequence ATGCGAACACCTGCAGGAGCGGACGGCCCGTCGCGCACGCCCTTGACCGATCCGCCCGCGCGGGAGCCGTACGGCCGGCCGGTGGCCGCCGCCCCGGCCGTGCCGCCGGCGGCCGGGCCGGGAGGAGCGACGGGGGACCGGAGGGCTCCGCTCCCCGGCGAGGTCCCCGGTGAGGTCCCCGGGGTGAACGTCCCCGACCGGCGTGGCCGTACCGGCCTGGACCAGGCCGGGCGCGACCTGGACGGCAACCCCCGGGTCCGGGTGCGCGAGGTGGATCTGCTCTCGTCGAGCTGGTACGTGCTGCGCAGGACGACGTTCGACTACCTGCGCCTGGACGGGAGCTGGACCACCCAGGAGCGCGAGACCTACGACCGCGGCAACGGCGCGACGGTGCTGCTCTACGACGCCGACCGGGCGACGGTCCTGCTGATCCGGCAGTTCCGCTATCCGGCCTACGTCAACGGCCATCCCGACGGGTTCCTCCTCGAAACGGCCGGCGGCCTGCTCGACGACGACGACGCGGAGACCGCGATCCGGCGGGAGGCGTCGGAGGAGACGGGCTACGACATCGGCGAGGTCCGGCACGTCTTCGACGTCTACATGAGCCCCGGCTCGGTCACCGAGCGCGTACACTTCTTCGCCGCGCCCTACAGCCCGGACCGGCGGACCTCCGAGGGCGGCGGGCTGGCCGACGACGGCGAGGAGATCGAGCTGGTGGAGCTGCCCTTCGCGAAGGCGCTCGCGATGATCGAGTCGGGCGAGATCGCCGACGCGAAGACCATCATGCTGCTGCAGTGGGCGGCACTGTCCGGTCCGTTCGCCGGCCGAGATAGGTGA
- a CDS encoding PP2C family protein-serine/threonine phosphatase — MATRDDAQVTRGAVEELEELYEDAPCGYLTTRGDGTITRVNRTLLALTGYRRDELVGRYRIHDLLAVGDRIFYETHFAPLLALQAVVREVAVDLRRVDGRRVPVLLNAVMRERTPTRPEQIWIGVVAASDRRDYERELLRARQRAERSQRQATDLARTLQRSFIPPALPRVPGMDVAGTYRPAGQGDEVGGDFYDMYEIVDGWALTLGDVCGKGVAAAVVTSLARYTLRAAPLRDSRPSAVLAALNEVLLGEQTDRFLTAVYAQVHRDAHDRFRLTLSLGGHPPAVRISREGQLGLVGRPGTVLGILETVDLHDVAVDLAPGDTVVFYTDGVIEGRAGDELFGEERMEQALSACRDADAAGIARHLTDEVVAFQSGLPCDDIAVVVLKIPE, encoded by the coding sequence ATGGCCACCCGTGATGACGCGCAGGTGACCCGGGGCGCGGTGGAGGAGCTGGAGGAGCTGTACGAGGACGCTCCGTGCGGCTATCTCACCACGCGGGGCGACGGCACGATCACCAGGGTCAACCGTACGCTGCTTGCCCTGACGGGCTACCGCAGGGACGAGCTGGTCGGCCGGTACCGGATCCACGACCTGCTGGCGGTCGGCGACCGCATCTTCTACGAGACGCACTTCGCCCCGCTGCTGGCGTTGCAGGCGGTGGTCAGGGAGGTCGCGGTCGACCTGAGACGCGTCGACGGGCGCCGGGTCCCGGTCCTGCTCAACGCGGTGATGCGGGAGCGGACCCCCACCCGGCCGGAGCAGATCTGGATCGGTGTCGTCGCCGCCAGCGACCGCAGGGACTACGAGCGCGAGCTCCTGCGGGCCCGGCAGCGGGCGGAACGGTCCCAGCGGCAGGCGACCGACCTCGCCCGGACCCTGCAGCGGAGCTTCATCCCGCCGGCGCTGCCCCGCGTCCCCGGCATGGACGTGGCCGGGACCTACCGGCCGGCCGGACAGGGCGACGAGGTCGGCGGCGACTTCTACGACATGTACGAGATCGTGGACGGCTGGGCGCTCACCCTGGGAGACGTGTGCGGCAAGGGGGTGGCGGCGGCCGTCGTCACCAGCCTGGCCCGCTACACCCTCCGGGCCGCGCCCCTGCGGGACAGCAGACCCTCGGCGGTCCTCGCCGCCCTCAACGAGGTGCTGCTCGGCGAGCAGACGGACCGGTTCCTGACGGCCGTCTACGCGCAGGTGCACCGGGACGCGCACGACCGCTTCCGCCTCACCCTCTCCCTGGGCGGCCACCCGCCCGCCGTCCGCATCTCCCGCGAAGGGCAGCTCGGCCTGGTCGGCCGGCCCGGGACCGTGCTGGGGATCCTGGAGACCGTGGACCTCCACGACGTCGCCGTCGACCTCGCCCCGGGGGACACCGTCGTCTTCTACACCGACGGCGTCATCGAAGGGCGGGCCGGCGACGAGCTGTTCGGCGAGGAGAGGATGGAGCAGGCGCTCAGCGCCTGCCGGGACGCGGACGCGGCGGGCATCGCCAGGCACCTGACGGACGAGGTGGTGGCCTTCCAGTCCGGCCTGCCCTGCGACGACATCGCCGTGGTGGTGCTCAAGATCCCGGAGTGA
- a CDS encoding alpha/beta fold hydrolase, whose amino-acid sequence MDIMARNNVKVTGRRGGRPMVFSHGFGCDQAMWRYVAPAFEDEYEVVLFDYVGAGRSEMSAYSAERYMSLDGYAQDVLDVCDELDLTGAVFVGHSVSAMVGVLAAIREPRRFAKLILVAPSPRYIDDGDYVGGFSGADIEELIASLDSNYLGWSSRMAPVIMENPDRPELGEELTNSFCRTDPEIAKQFARTTFLSDNRDDLPKVTVPSLILQCSKDALAPTQVGHYVHRAIPGSELTLMRATGHCPNLSAPEETIAAIKAFLRAEVHGHP is encoded by the coding sequence ATGGACATCATGGCCCGCAACAACGTCAAGGTCACCGGCCGCAGGGGCGGCAGGCCCATGGTCTTCTCCCATGGGTTCGGCTGTGACCAGGCCATGTGGCGATACGTGGCCCCCGCCTTCGAGGACGAGTACGAGGTCGTCCTGTTCGACTACGTCGGAGCCGGCCGTTCGGAGATGTCCGCCTACTCCGCCGAGCGCTACATGTCGCTCGACGGCTACGCGCAGGACGTCCTCGACGTCTGCGACGAGCTGGACCTCACCGGGGCCGTCTTCGTCGGGCACTCGGTCAGCGCGATGGTCGGCGTGCTGGCGGCCATCCGCGAACCCCGCCGGTTCGCGAAGCTGATCCTGGTGGCGCCCTCACCCCGCTACATCGACGACGGCGACTACGTCGGCGGGTTCAGCGGCGCCGACATCGAGGAGCTCATCGCCTCGCTCGACAGCAACTACCTGGGGTGGTCGAGCCGGATGGCTCCGGTGATCATGGAAAATCCGGACCGCCCGGAGCTGGGGGAGGAACTGACCAACAGCTTCTGCCGTACCGACCCGGAGATCGCCAAGCAGTTCGCCAGGACGACGTTCCTGTCCGACAACCGGGACGATCTCCCGAAGGTGACCGTGCCCTCGCTGATCCTGCAGTGCTCGAAGGACGCGCTCGCCCCGACGCAGGTGGGCCACTACGTCCACCGCGCGATCCCCGGCAGCGAGCTGACGCTGATGCGGGCGACGGGACACTGCCCCAATCTGAGCGCCCCCGAGGAGACCATCGCCGCGATCAAGGCGTTCCTGCGGGCGGAGGTCCATGGCCACCCGTGA
- the lpdA gene encoding dihydrolipoyl dehydrogenase yields MSTHYDVVVLGAGPGGYTAAVRAAQLGLSTAIVEERYWGGVCLNVGCIPSKALLRNAELAHLFTHEAKTYGIRVEGQVTFDYAEAFNRSRKVADGRVKGVHYLMKKNGITEYDGRGTFVDANTLQVAGRDGSAQTVTFDHCIIAAGATTKLLPGTSVTDRVVTYEEQILSDELPGSIVIAGAGAIGVEFAYVLHNYGVKVTVVEFLDRVVPLEDEEVSAELARRYKRLGVEVLTSTRVESIDDSGDKVRVTVSRDGRQQVLEADKVMQAIGFQPRVTGYGLESTGVKLTDRGAIDVDGRCRTSVPHIFAIGDVTAKLMLAHAAESMGIIAAETIADEETMELDYVMIPRATYCQPQIASFGFTEAQAREQGFDVKVVKFPFTANGKAHGLGDVAGFVKIVSDGEHGELLGAHLIGPEVTELLPELTLAQQWDLTVHEVARNVHAHPTLGEAVKEAVHGLAGHMINM; encoded by the coding sequence ATGAGCACTCACTATGACGTCGTCGTCCTCGGCGCGGGCCCAGGTGGATACACGGCCGCCGTCCGAGCGGCCCAGCTGGGACTCAGCACCGCCATCGTCGAGGAGCGCTACTGGGGTGGCGTCTGTCTCAACGTGGGATGCATCCCCTCCAAGGCGCTGCTGCGCAACGCCGAGCTCGCCCACCTGTTCACGCACGAGGCCAAGACGTACGGCATCCGCGTGGAGGGGCAGGTCACCTTCGACTACGCGGAGGCCTTCAACCGCAGCCGCAAGGTCGCCGACGGGCGCGTCAAGGGCGTGCACTACCTGATGAAGAAGAACGGCATCACCGAGTACGACGGCCGCGGCACCTTCGTCGACGCCAACACGCTGCAGGTGGCCGGCCGGGACGGCAGTGCCCAGACGGTGACGTTCGACCACTGCATCATCGCCGCGGGCGCGACCACGAAGCTGCTGCCGGGGACGTCGGTGACGGACCGGGTCGTCACCTACGAGGAGCAGATCCTGAGCGACGAGCTCCCCGGGAGCATCGTCATCGCGGGTGCGGGCGCGATCGGGGTCGAGTTCGCCTACGTGCTGCACAACTACGGCGTCAAGGTGACGGTCGTGGAGTTCCTCGACCGCGTCGTCCCCCTGGAGGACGAGGAGGTCTCGGCGGAGCTCGCGCGGCGCTACAAGCGGCTCGGCGTCGAGGTGCTGACCTCGACCCGGGTGGAGTCCATCGACGACTCCGGCGACAAGGTGCGGGTTACGGTCTCGCGCGACGGGCGGCAGCAGGTCCTTGAGGCCGACAAGGTGATGCAGGCGATCGGCTTCCAGCCGCGCGTCACCGGTTACGGGCTGGAGAGCACGGGCGTCAAGCTGACCGACCGGGGCGCCATCGACGTCGACGGCCGGTGCCGTACGAGCGTGCCGCACATCTTCGCCATCGGCGACGTGACCGCCAAGCTGATGCTCGCGCACGCGGCCGAGTCCATGGGGATCATCGCCGCGGAGACCATCGCCGACGAGGAGACGATGGAGCTCGACTACGTGATGATCCCGCGGGCGACGTACTGCCAGCCGCAGATCGCCAGCTTCGGCTTCACCGAGGCGCAGGCCCGTGAGCAGGGCTTCGACGTCAAGGTGGTCAAGTTCCCCTTCACCGCCAACGGCAAGGCCCACGGGCTGGGGGACGTCGCCGGGTTCGTCAAGATCGTCAGTGACGGCGAGCACGGAGAGCTGCTCGGCGCCCACCTGATCGGGCCGGAGGTCACCGAGCTGCTGCCCGAGCTGACGCTGGCCCAGCAGTGGGACCTGACGGTCCACGAGGTCGCGCGTAACGTGCACGCCCATCCCACGCTCGGCGAGGCGGTCAAGGAGGCGGTCCACGGCCTGGCGGGCCACATGATCAACATGTGA
- a CDS encoding TetR/AcrR family transcriptional regulator, translated as MIDSVPAGAGAPEGLRERKKRRTRRHITTVATELFVERGFDQVTIAEVAAAAEVSVNTLYNYFEAKEDLVLPPEEVSGRRLADIVRAREAGRSAAAAVLGHLRQELLRRDRNLGLTEGFGRFLEMMRAAPTLVARLEGLAWQMTAALADVLAEETEAAPDDPLPRLVAAQIGWVHAQVLGEIGRRTVTGEDPDAIAEAVLGFLDVIEGLLSERVLTYAIREG; from the coding sequence GTGATCGATTCCGTCCCGGCCGGAGCCGGTGCCCCCGAGGGGCTGCGGGAGCGCAAGAAGCGCCGGACCCGGCGGCACATCACCACGGTGGCCACCGAGCTGTTCGTGGAACGCGGTTTCGACCAGGTCACCATCGCCGAGGTCGCCGCGGCGGCGGAGGTCTCGGTCAACACCCTCTACAACTACTTCGAGGCCAAGGAAGACCTGGTCCTGCCCCCCGAGGAGGTCTCCGGCCGGCGGCTGGCGGACATCGTCCGGGCCCGGGAGGCGGGCCGCTCCGCCGCGGCGGCGGTGCTCGGACACCTCCGGCAGGAGCTGCTCCGCCGCGACCGCAACCTGGGCCTGACCGAGGGGTTCGGGCGCTTCCTCGAGATGATGCGGGCCGCCCCCACCCTCGTCGCCCGGCTGGAGGGGCTGGCCTGGCAGATGACCGCCGCCCTGGCCGACGTGCTCGCGGAGGAGACGGAGGCCGCGCCCGACGACCCGCTGCCCAGGCTCGTCGCCGCGCAGATCGGCTGGGTCCACGCGCAGGTCCTCGGTGAGATCGGCAGGCGCACCGTCACGGGGGAGGATCCCGACGCCATCGCCGAGGCCGTGCTGGGCTTCCTCGACGTCATCGAGGGGCTGCTCAGCGAGCGGGTCCTGACGTACGCGATCCGGGAGGGGTGA
- a CDS encoding P1 family peptidase: MNATGRGRRARDLGIVIGEHGPGEHNAITDVPGVRVGHCTVLREPDIRTGVTAIVPDGVGPHAPLPAGLFAGNGHGKLVGATQLAELGLIEAPVVLTATLSAFRAADAVVSWMLARPDCADVRTFNPVVGECNDGYLSDIRARPVGEEQVLEAVHGAAPGPVAEGCVGAGTGTGALGFKAGVGTASRVLDLAGGPVTLGVLVQANFGGTLRVLGSTVTPASLGLTGSDTPDVGSCMVVVATDAPLDARQLTRLARRAVFGLGRVGASYSHGSGDYGIAFSVRPGGAPPRDAALSPLFEAALDAVEEAVLNSLFTATTTTGVGGRTLHAIPLPHLLAILRRGGAPLAGG, translated from the coding sequence ATGAACGCGACGGGGCGCGGTCGACGCGCGCGTGATCTCGGGATCGTGATCGGCGAGCACGGGCCGGGAGAGCACAACGCCATCACCGACGTGCCCGGCGTACGCGTCGGGCACTGCACCGTCCTGCGGGAGCCCGACATCCGCACCGGCGTGACCGCGATCGTCCCCGACGGCGTCGGCCCGCACGCGCCGCTGCCGGCGGGCCTGTTCGCCGGCAACGGCCACGGCAAGCTGGTCGGCGCCACCCAACTGGCCGAGCTCGGGCTGATCGAGGCGCCCGTCGTGCTCACCGCGACGCTGTCGGCCTTCCGCGCGGCCGACGCGGTGGTGAGCTGGATGCTGGCCCGGCCCGACTGCGCGGACGTGCGGACCTTCAACCCGGTCGTGGGGGAGTGCAACGACGGATACCTCTCCGACATCCGGGCCCGCCCGGTCGGCGAGGAGCAGGTGCTGGAGGCCGTCCACGGCGCCGCGCCGGGGCCGGTGGCGGAGGGGTGCGTCGGAGCCGGCACCGGCACCGGAGCCCTGGGGTTCAAGGCGGGCGTCGGCACCGCCTCCCGGGTGCTCGACCTGGCGGGCGGGCCGGTCACCCTCGGTGTGCTGGTGCAGGCGAACTTCGGCGGCACGCTGCGCGTCCTGGGCTCCACCGTCACACCGGCGTCCCTGGGGCTGACCGGATCCGACACCCCGGACGTGGGGTCATGCATGGTCGTCGTCGCGACCGACGCGCCCCTCGACGCCCGCCAGCTCACCCGCCTGGCGCGGCGCGCGGTGTTCGGGCTGGGCCGGGTCGGCGCCTCCTACAGCCACGGCAGCGGGGACTACGGCATCGCCTTCTCGGTCCGGCCCGGCGGCGCCCCGCCCCGGGACGCGGCGTTGAGCCCGCTGTTCGAGGCGGCGCTCGACGCCGTCGAGGAGGCCGTACTGAACTCGCTGTTCACCGCGACGACCACGACAGGCGTGGGCGGGCGGACCCTGCACGCGATACCGCTGCCCCACCTGCTCGCGATCCTGCGCCGCGGCGGGGCGCCCCTCGCGGGAGGCTGA